A region of the Peredibacter starrii genome:
TCGTGTTCATAATGCTCCTAAAAATATTCGGCGTGATGCTTAATATGTTCTTCAATAAAAGTAGAAATGAAGTAGTAACTATGGTCATACCCCTCGCACATCTTCACTTCGAAATCCTGACCTGAGGTTTTTGCAGTTTCCACAAAATGGGAAGTCTTAAGTTCCTTCTCAAGGAAATCATCGGCCGTCCCCTGATGAATGAGGATCTTCGAATTATGCTTTCTACCCGCTTTCATTAGCTCACAAGTGTCATGGCCTTTCCAGAGATTTTGATCTTCACCAAAGTAACCTTTAAATGCCTTCTGACCCCATGGAACAGCCACTGGATTCACGATCGGTGAAAAAGCCGAGACCGCTTTAAACTTATCCGGGTTTCTAAGGGCCAGAACCAGGGCCCCATGTCCACCCATTGAATGTCCCATGATAGAAACGTTCGGTGTTTTAAAATGCTCTTTAATCACCGTAAAAAGTTCATTCATCACATAACTATCCATGCGGTAATGATCTTTATAACCAGGTGTTGTTGCATCTACATAGAAGCCCGCGCCTGATCCAAAATCATAACTATCATGCTCCCCCGGAAGATTAAGTCCACGAGGAGAAGTGTCCGGACAAATCACCATGAGTTTCTCATTAGCAAGAATTCTCTGGGCTCCCGCTTTCGTGATGAAGTTCTCATCCGTACAAGTAAGACCCGATAACCAGATGATACAACCCTTGATCTCGCCATGAGGAACAAATGTTGAGAATTTCATCTCAGTTTTTGTTTCCGCTGAATCATGAGACCAAAAACATGTATGGCCATCAAAGTTTTTATGCTGCTTAAGTATTTTCATAGGTCCTCTTTAGAAAGTGACTACACTACGGATACTCTTCCCTTCTTTCATATATTTGAAGGCGTCGTTGATTTGCTCAACTGGCATAGTGAAAGTTACCATCTCATCAATTTTAATTTCACCCTTCATATATCTGTCAACATAACCTGGAAGCTCAGTTCTACCTTTTACACCACCGAAAGCCGAACCTTTCCAAACACGGCCAGTTACCAGTTGAAACGGACGAGTTGAAATTTCTTCACCTGCTGCGGCCACACCAATAATTACCGATGTCCCCCAACCTTTGTGACAACACTCGAGAGCTTGTCTCATAAGTTTAGTACTGCCCACACATTCGAAAGAGTAGTCCGCGCCACCGTCAGTAAGCTTGATAACTTCTTCAGTTACTGAGTTAATTTTTGTCGGGTTGATGAAATCGGTAGCACCAAAATCTTTCGCCATTTCAAATTTAGCGTCATTAATGTCGATGGCGATGATTTTTTCAGCTCCGGCCATTTTCGCGCCTTGGATAACTGAAAGACCAATACCGCCCATACCGAAAACAGCAACGTTTGCACCTTTCTCAACCTTAGCAGTATTCAAAACCGCACCAATACCTGTCGTTACGCCACAACCAAGAAGACAAACTTTATCAAGTGGAGCTTTTGGATCGATTTTCGCTAGAGAGATTTCAGCACAAACAGTGTACTCAGCAAATGTTGATGTACCCATGTAGTGAAAGATTGGCTTTCCGTCTTTCGAGAAACGAGAAGTCCCGTCTGGCATAAGGCCCTTACCTTGAGTTTCGCGAATGCGCTGACAAAGATTGGTTTTGCCTGACTTACAGAATTTACAAGTTCCACACTCCGGAGTGTAAAGTGGAATAACGTGATCACCTTTTTTAAGTGACGTCACACCTTCACCAACTTCTTCCACGATGCCTGCACCTTCGTGTCCAAGAATGACTGGAAAAAGACCTTCAGGATCAACACCTGACAGTGTGTATGCGTCTGTGTGACAAACACCTGAGGCCACGATACGAACTAGAACTTCGCCCTTCTTAGGTGCTTCTAGGTCCACAGTCTCAATGCTTAGAGGTTGATTTGGTCCCCACGCCACAGCTGCCTTAACTTTCATCTGGTCACTCCTTTGGTATTTTATACTATAAGAATGATAGGTCCTCTGGTTGTTCTTGACTATCCACAGAGAAGGAACAACACTGTTTCCCTATGGAAACAATAAAATGGGTTCAGGGAGTTATTGCGTTTGTCAAAGTGGCCGAAACTGGCAGTTTTTCTCGTGCGGCAAAATCTCTTGGCGTCTCGAAATCTCATATCAGTAAAACCATCCGCCAACTGGAAGAAGACCTAGGCATTGCATTGTTTCTGAGATCAACGCGGAAGATCCAGTTAACGAGCCGTGGTGAGAAGTTTTTGATGGATAGTAAGGCCTCTCTGGAAAAGCTTGAAGGGGCCAAACAAGACATTATCCACTCCTCTGAAACACCTCGTGGAACTCTCCGAGTCACTCTCGCAGGCATCTTTGGTGAAAACTACATCGCTCCTGTCGTGATCAAAATGGCCAAGGACTATCCTGAGCTTCAGATTGAACTTAATTTCGACGCCCGCATTGTGGATCTCATCGCCGAGAAATATGATGTGGCCATTCGCTTTGGACACCTCCCTGATTCAAGTCTTAAGGCCCAAAAGATCGCTTCTCGACGAGAATTTATCTGTGCCAGCAAAACCTATCTTCAGGCCAATTCGGTCATCAAAGAACCAAGGGACCTAACAGCTCATAATTGTCTCGGCCAAGGTCAATGGACCTTTAAAAAAAACGGAAAGAAGCTCCAGGTTCAGATAAACGGAAATCTCAAAACCAATAATCCCCGTGTTCTTTTAAGAGCGGCGAAGAATGGACTCGGAATCGTGAGATTACCAGGATCATATGTGTTTGATGAAATTCAAAAAGGTAAATTGGTTTCTATCTTAGAGGATTTTAGCGAAGGGAAAATGGACATTTGGGCCGTGACACCTACTCGTCACGAGCAGAACATCAACGTTAAGACCTTCATCACCGAAGTGAAGAAGGCCTTAAGTGAAGGTTATCCCGACGTCTTATTTTAGACTTTCTTTTTTCTTCTTAAACTCAACGATGCTTTTCTTCACAACGCCAAGTAAGAGATAGGTTGCGATAAGATTCGGAACCGCAAGAAGTCCGTTTACCGAGTCTGAAATATTCATTACGACTTTAAGCTGAATTACAGCACCGATAAAAATAAAAAAGATAAAGACGTAGCGGTAAACCGGAACAAACTTCTCACCAAAGAGAAACACCACACCTTGCTCACCATAATAAGACCAAGAAACCACGGTTGAAAAAGCAAAGAGGATCACTGTCAAAGTGACAATCCCTCTTCCGAACACTCCATAGACACTTTCAAATGCCCATGCCGTCATCTCTGATCCAGCAATGCCAGCTTGGTTCCAGGCACCAGTTGAAAGAATCACCAGACCCGTGATCGAACAAATCACGACTGTATCGATAAACGGTTCAAGGAGGGCCACAATTCCCTCTTCGCCGGCAGTTGATTTTGCGGCCGAGTGAGCAATTGCCGCAGAACCCATCCCCGCTTCATTCGAGAAAGTCGCTCTTCTCATTCCCATGATCACTACATCTTTAAAGACCACACCCGCAAATCCACCTACGGCC
Encoded here:
- the fghA gene encoding S-formylglutathione hydrolase; the encoded protein is MKILKQHKNFDGHTCFWSHDSAETKTEMKFSTFVPHGEIKGCIIWLSGLTCTDENFITKAGAQRILANEKLMVICPDTSPRGLNLPGEHDSYDFGSGAGFYVDATTPGYKDHYRMDSYVMNELFTVIKEHFKTPNVSIMGHSMGGHGALVLALRNPDKFKAVSAFSPIVNPVAVPWGQKAFKGYFGEDQNLWKGHDTCELMKAGRKHNSKILIHQGTADDFLEKELKTSHFVETAKTSGQDFEVKMCEGYDHSYYFISTFIEEHIKHHAEYF
- a CDS encoding LysR family transcriptional regulator, giving the protein METIKWVQGVIAFVKVAETGSFSRAAKSLGVSKSHISKTIRQLEEDLGIALFLRSTRKIQLTSRGEKFLMDSKASLEKLEGAKQDIIHSSETPRGTLRVTLAGIFGENYIAPVVIKMAKDYPELQIELNFDARIVDLIAEKYDVAIRFGHLPDSSLKAQKIASRREFICASKTYLQANSVIKEPRDLTAHNCLGQGQWTFKKNGKKLQVQINGNLKTNNPRVLLRAAKNGLGIVRLPGSYVFDEIQKGKLVSILEDFSEGKMDIWAVTPTRHEQNINVKTFITEVKKALSEGYPDVLF
- a CDS encoding S-(hydroxymethyl)glutathione dehydrogenase/class III alcohol dehydrogenase; the encoded protein is MKVKAAVAWGPNQPLSIETVDLEAPKKGEVLVRIVASGVCHTDAYTLSGVDPEGLFPVILGHEGAGIVEEVGEGVTSLKKGDHVIPLYTPECGTCKFCKSGKTNLCQRIRETQGKGLMPDGTSRFSKDGKPIFHYMGTSTFAEYTVCAEISLAKIDPKAPLDKVCLLGCGVTTGIGAVLNTAKVEKGANVAVFGMGGIGLSVIQGAKMAGAEKIIAIDINDAKFEMAKDFGATDFINPTKINSVTEEVIKLTDGGADYSFECVGSTKLMRQALECCHKGWGTSVIIGVAAAGEEISTRPFQLVTGRVWKGSAFGGVKGRTELPGYVDRYMKGEIKIDEMVTFTMPVEQINDAFKYMKEGKSIRSVVTF